The following are from one region of the Ornithorhynchus anatinus isolate Pmale09 chromosome X1, mOrnAna1.pri.v4, whole genome shotgun sequence genome:
- the ID2 gene encoding DNA-binding protein inhibitor ID-2, which produces MKAFSPVRSARKNSLSDHSVGIARSKTPVDDPMSLLYNMNDCYSKLKELVPSIPQNKKVSKMEILQHVIDYILDLQIALDSHPTIVSLHHQRPGQNPVSRTPLTTLNTDISILSFQASEFPSELMSSDSKALCG; this is translated from the exons ATGAAAGCCTTCAGCCCCGTGAGGTCCGCCAGGAAAAACAGCCTCTCCGACCACAGCGTGGGCATCGCCCGAAGCAAAACGCCCGTGGATGACCCCATGAGCCTGCTCTACAACATGAACGACTGCTACTCCAAGCTGAAGGAGCTGGTGCCCAGCATCCCCCAGAACAAGAAAGTCAGCAAGATGGAAATCCTGCAGCACGTTATCGACTACATCCTGGACCTGCAAATCGCCCTGGACTCGCACCCCACTATCGTCAGTCTCCACCACCAGAGGCCCGGCCAAAACCCGGTTTCCAGGACGCCCCTCACCACCTTAAATACAGACATCAGTATCCTGTCCTTCCAG GCTTCTGAGTTTCCCTCAGAGTTAATGTCAAGTGACAGCAAAGCACTTTGTGGCTAA